The following proteins come from a genomic window of Chelmon rostratus isolate fCheRos1 chromosome 23, fCheRos1.pri, whole genome shotgun sequence:
- the LOC121626497 gene encoding ladderlectin-like, with protein MMLTVSLLVCAMMALTGAAVDSHIIKRSTPCPVGWTAFKDRCFNYIPTPMSWPHAERTCRNQGGHLASVHSFEEQHVIQAMSLRHTHSHPLTWLGGYDIARNRTWFWTDGSPFNFYYWHVGEPNYSAGTSCLLMNFGDVKKFDDDSCSNRRPFVCAKNISEEI; from the exons ATGATGCTGACTGTGTCTCTACTTGTCTGTGCCATGATGGCTCTGACCGGCGCTGCTG tggacAGTCACATCATCAAGCGCTCAACACCTTGTCCAGTTGGTTGGACCGCTTTCAAGGATCGTTGTTTCAACTACATTCCAACGCCCATGTCTTGGCCTCATGCTGAG AGAACCTGTCGGAATCAGGGTGGACACCTTGCATCAGTGCACAGCTTTGAGGAGCAGCATGTGATTCAGGCAATGAGCCTGCGTCACACACATTCCCATCCACTCACTTGGCTTGGAGGCTACGATATAGCACGG AATCGTACCTGGTTCTGGACTGATGGTTCACCTTTTAACTTCTACTACTGGCATGTCGGAGAGCCGAATTATTCTGCAGGGACAAGCTGTCTGTTGATGAACTTCGGAG ATGTGAAGAAATTTGACGATGATTCTTGCTCTAACAGAAGGCCATTTGTCTGCGCCAAAAATAT ATCAGAAGAAATTTGA